The stretch of DNA TTGATTTGTTCATTCTCAACCGCCTAGAGAAAGAGGGCTTGCAACCCAACCCACCGGCAGATAAGGCGAGTTTGCTCCGCCGACTTTCTTTGGATTTGAGCGGATTGCCACCTACACTCGATGCCATCAATGCGTTTGTCAATGATCCTGATCCGAAAGCTTACGAGCGCCAGGTGGACCGTTTGTTGGCGTCGCCTCAATTTGGAGAAAGATGGGCCAGTATGTGGCTCGACTTGGCGCGTTACGCCGATTCCAAAGGTTATGAAAAAGACCTCTATCGCAGCATCTGGAAGTACCGCGACTGGGTAATTAAGGCCTTCAATGCAGATATGCCATTCGACCAATTCGCTACGGAACAATTGGCAGGTGATCTGCTGCCTAATCCTACGGAAGAACAACTCATTGCTACCGCCTTTCATCGCAACACCATGGCCAATGATGAAGGGGGTACAGACAATGAAGAATTCCGAAACTACGCCAATATCGAAAGGGTAAGTACTACTTTTGAAGTTTTTCAAAGCACCACCATGGCCTGCGTGCAGTGCCACAGTCATCCTTACGATCCTTTCCGGCAGGAGGATTTCTATGAATTTATGGCTTTTTTCAATAATACCGCCGATCGGGATATTTATCATGAAGGACCGAATTTATTCACCTATGAAAGTCCGGATAAGGAAAAGGTGGAAGCCATCATCACCTGGATAAACGACCGCCTAAAACCAGAAGACAAACTAGAACCAAAAGGTTTTTTGCACCAACAAAAGGAAAGCTTGCTTTACCATTTAGGCTATCGAAAAGTAGAAGCCGAGTACTTTGATGAAAGTAGTGCCTTTATTGAGTTGGTTGCCCCGGAACAGGAAGTCCTTTTTCAAATCCAGGACACCTCTTGGATTCGCTTTGAAGACATGGACCTGACGGAGGTAACAGCCATCTCCTTTCATTACGCTTCTCCTTTCGGAGGATTCATCGAAGCCCGACTCGGATCACCAACGGGTCCGCTCATTGGTCAAATCCGCCTAGTGCCAACGGCCTCTCCCCTTGATCGGAACCGTTGGGAGAACTGGCGCACGCAAAACATGCCCGTCCAAGCGACTTCCGGTGAACAAAATCTTTATTTCGTCTTTAAAAAAGATAAATTTCAGGATGCTGACCTGATGCGAATCGATTGGTTGGAATTTCACGAAAAAACGTCTCGAAAAGAAAAATACGATCTATCCTTTCAACAACAACTCGAAGCTTTAGCTGGCATACACCCTACTCCTACCCCCATTATGCAAGAATTACCAGCTAAAAAACGCAGGCGCACCCATTTATTTGAACGTGGCAATTGGCTGGTAAAAGGGAAGGAAGTACACGAAAAGGTCCCTGAAATACTTGGAGAGTTGCCCAAGGAACTTCCAACCAATCGCCTGGCTATGGCCAAATGGCTGCTCAGTGCTAATAATCCCTTGACCGCGAGAGTAGCGGTTAATCGCTTTTGGGAACAAATTTTCGGTTACGGCATCGTGGAGACGGTGGAGGATTTCGGTACCCAATCTATTCCGCCAACCCATCCCGAATTATTGGATTGGCTAGCTGGCCAGTTCTCCGGATCATATGAATGGCGTGTAAAAAAGCTGCTGAAACTAATTGTGCTATCAGCCACCTACCAGCAAAGTCCGGTGGTCAATCCGGAAAAAGCAGAGAAGGACCCGCGCAATTTGTTGTTATCCAGAGGGCCCCGGCTCCGCTTGACCGCCGAGCAACTTCGCGATCAAATTTTGGCGGTCACCGACTTACTCAATCCCGCTATGTATGGCCCCAGCGCGAAACCGCCCTACCCCGAAGGTGCTGGGAAGTTCAAGTTTGGAGATCGATATGAAGTCAGCGAAGGAGCTGATCAGTATCGGCGAAGTCTCTATACATACCTCAAAAGAACAAATCCATTTCCCAATCGCATCAATTTTGATGGTACCGATCGAACCTTCTGTACCTCGCGTCGGATTAGGACCAATACGCCGCTGCAGGCCTTAGCCCTACTCAATGACCCCGTTTATCTGGAAGCGGCCAGCGCCCTGGCCAACTATTTGCAAAAACTCGATCTGCCGAATGACAGAGAAAGACTAAAAGCTGGCTACCAAAAGGTCATGCTCCGCCAGGCTGATGAGCAAAAGATAGCCACACTAGAAAAGTTTTACCAAGATATGATGGAGCAGTATGGGCCAGACCAGCCATTGATGGCACTAACCTTGGTGGCCAATGCATTGTTAAATCTCGATGAATTTGTCAATACATGAATCCGTATAACGAAGCTAAAGTCAGGATGGGCCTTTTTAATTCCCGTCGGTATTTCCTACGCCAGGGGATTGGTGGTTTAGGTGCTATGGCGCTGGGGTCATTGTTGGGCTGTGGCCCCAAAGACCTTATAGCCCCCAAGCCTTCTAAGTCCGCCGTTGGTGCCCGCCCTCATTTTGTACCCACCGCAAAACGGGTCATCTTTCTGCATATGGCTGGAGCACCTTCCCAGCTGGAACTATTTGATTACAAGCCCGTTTTGCAAAAATACGATGGCCAACCCTGCCCAGCCTCCCTTCTGGAAGGAAAACGGTTTGCCTTCCTCCAGGGTACCCCCAAGATGATGGGGCCGCAAGCCAATTTTCAGCAGGTAGGCCAATCCGGTGCCTGGTTATCTCATCATCTCCCCCATTTAGCTGATCGTGTCGACGATATCTGTTTTCTCAAAGCGATGCATACCGATGAATTCAACCACGCGCCAGCCCAGCTCTTTATGCATACGGGCAGTCCGCGCCTGGGGCGTCCCAGTATGGGTTCCTGGATGATCTATGGACTGGGATCAGAAAACGAAAACCTGCCTGGTTTTGTGGTCTTAACCTCTGGCAGTGACCCAAGTGCGGGGAAGAGTATTTGGGGCAGTGGTTTTTTGCCCTCCTTGCACCAGGGCGTACAGTGCCGCTCACAGGGAGATCCCATCCTCTATCTGAACAATCCCGATAACATTGATGCCCAACTCCGGAAACGATCCATAGCAGCCATCAACGAGATCAATCGCAGGGAGTACGAACAATTGGGTGATCCTGAAATCTTATCCCGAATCGCTCAATACGAATTGGCCTTTCGGATGCAAGCCGAAGTTCCGGAAGTTATGGATATTTCCAAAGAGCCCGCCTATATTCATGAGATGTATGGCACCAAACCGGGCAGTATTTCCTTTGCCAACAACTGCCTCTTGGCCCGCCGCCTGGCCGAACAAGGGGTGCGTTTCATTCAACTCTATGACAATGCCTGGGATCACCACGGAGCCGGCAAAGGCAATGGCGTGGTCGATGGCCTGGCTAGTGCCTGCAAAAATATCGACCGCCCCATAAGTGCTTTACTGGCTGACCTCAAAATGCGTGGCTTGTGGGAAGACACCCTGGTGGTCTGGGGTGGCGAATTTGGCCGAACGCCGATGATGGAAACACGGGCTTCGGGAGCAGATTTCCGCGGCCGTGATCACCATAGTGAGGCCTTTACCATGTGGCTGTCTGGTGGTGGTATAAAAGGCGGTATCAGTCATGGCGAAACGGATGAACTAGGATACTATGGGGTAAAGGACCGGGTACATATCCATGATCTCCAGGCAACTATTTTGCATTGTATGGGGATCAACCATGAACAATTGACCTATCATTTTCAAGGCAGGGATTATCGCCTGACGGATGTGCATGGAGAAGTGGTTAGGGATATTTTAGCTACTTGATGGGGGGATGTTTCGCTATCTATCCCAATGTTTATTAAGCCTGCCAAGTAACTTTTGAATGCTTATTTCTTTTTGGCCTACACTAGCAAGGCATTTTTTGGGTTTAGAGCTTGTCTAAGAATTGTAAAATCATGTAAAAGGAGCGTAAATATTTCGTAACCATTCAGCCGGTTATAAAAAAAAGGAAATAAATACGATCTTAGCATCATGCATACATTAGCCCTAAACAATCTACTGGACTTTTGACATTCGCTGTTTTGAAGTACCACCTGATATACGGCATATCAGTACAATAGGAAGCTATTTATGAATAATGCAACAACAGCTAAAGCAGCAAAAACAGCTGCGATCATTGGCGCTGGCCCAGCCGGGCTCGTGGCGGCGCGTTGGCTACGAGCGGTGGGCTTCCGCACAACGCTTATCGAAGAGGACATCGACGTCGGGGGACAATGGCGGGTTGGTGGGCCACAAAGCAGCGTCTGGCCGGGGATGCGCACCAACACCAGTCGCGTAATGACCGCGTTCTCTGACCTGCCGCATCCGCGCGGCACCTCCCCTTATCCCACCGCCGAACAAATAGGCGCCTACCTCCGTCGCTACGCTGAATACGCAGGAGTACTTGTGGACGCCCGGTTCCGCACCCGTGTCAATGAGGTCGACCCTGATCCCACCGGGAACGGTTGGGTTGTGCGTGCCACTCACGCTGACGGCCACACCTGGACAGAGCGTTTCGACAAGGTGGTCGCCGCCACCGGCCGATACCGCGTACCGACGATACCGCAGGTTGCAGGGCTATCCAGCTTCACCGGCAGTGGCGGCGCGACGCATGCCGCCGCCTACCGCGGTGCCGACGCGTATCGCGGGCAGCGCGTCCTGGTCGCCGGGCACAGCATCAGTGCGCTGGAGATCGCCAGCGAGCTGGCACTCCGAGGAGCGGCTCGCGTTGTGGTCGCGGCACGGCGGCATCGCTACGTGCTACAGAAGATCCTGGCCGGAGTACCTATCGAGCACCTCGTCTATACCCGCTACGCAGCGCTAGCGGCCCAACTGCAATCGCCTGAGGAGCGCTCCGCAGCCTTAAAGGCGCTCATCTTGCGCACCAGCGGCCATCCGGCCCAATTTGGTGCACCTTGTGCATCGGAAGACCCCCTCAAGGCAGGCTTCACCCAAAACCAATTCTACCTGGCACTCGTCGCCGAGGACCGCATCGCGCCGCGCCCCTGGATAGTACAGGTGACGGGCAAAACGGTGCAGTTTACGGATGGCAGCACTGAAGAAGTCGATGCTATCATTTTCGCGACTGGTTATGAGCTTTCGCTCCCCTATCTCGGTCCAACAGCAAATGCAGCGCTGGCGCCGGACGCAAACCAGGCAGACCTCTACCATCATACTTTCCATCCCGACCTACCAGGCTTTGCGCTCGTAGGTGTTTACCATCAATCAGGGCCTTACTTTCCAACCCTTGAGCTACAGGCGCGGTGGGTTGCATACACATGGAGCGGGCACCGACCTGCCCCAACGACCGCCGAGATGACAACCCACCTGGCCGCGACACAGCACCGCAGCGGACCGCCGCCGATGCTGCGCATGCATACCTGGGCGCAGCTGTTGGCCGACCAGGCAGGCGTAGAGCCTGTCACGGCACGCTGGCCGGAGCTGACGCGAGCCCTATTCTTTGGACCCCAGTCGCCAGCCTCTTTCCGGCTGGACGGGCCGGATGCGCTGCCCGAAGCAGCACAGCGGGTGCTGGAAGATGCTGCCGCCTTTGGGGCAATCCCCGACGACAAGCTCACCGCCGCCGAGCAAATGCAGCTCGATATGCTTGTAGGAGGTGGAAATAAGCCAAAAACGAGGTGATCATTCGTGAAAAAGTCTCTACGCACTTCACTGGATCGGCAAATAGACTGTGGTGGTGAGTGCGCTCCTATCAACACGCTTTTACCGCTGCTCCATCGGCGCAAGCTCATTTTTATGGAATTTGCCTGCGGAGCCAGTCATACCATCCTATAACTTAGCAGAAACAGTATCCGTAAACGCACACCTGTATTTTTGCAAAAACATTTTCAATAACGCAACAATGTTGCAAAAACATTATTTTTTTTATTCCTCTCATTTAAAAAAATCCAAATCCTTAGCCACCTCAGCACTATCCAAGCCAGAAGTGCGAAGATCAGTAGGAAGTGTCCACACTTGCATAGATTTTGATATTGCAGGTGTTGCCCTTTCGAGGTTCATATAGGCATCTTTTGAAAAAGCCTGATCTGTGTAAAATCACTCAGGGCTTCTCCGGCGTATTCCCTTCTTGTTTACTATTTTCCTATTTCACGACCATAATTATTCTAACGGAAGAAAGTCCGGTACTTTCCTCGATGAACCGCAGCAGCAATGCTCCGGCAGGCCAACTCTCGGTAGACAATGTGTGGCGCGTCCGATCCAGGCGGTATTGCCCCAGGGGTACGCCCCGAAGATCGTAGATGATCAGTTGATATACGTTGGCTGACTTCTTCTCGATCTGAAATTCGGAGCCTGCAGGGTTGGGGAATATACTTATTTTCTCTTTTAAAAGATCTGCCTCAGGGGTGGAGGTAGTCGCCAGATCCTGACCGTCGCAGTCCTCGTCGACCCCATTACCGGCAATTTCCGGCGCACCAGGGTAAGCCCAGGGGTTGTCGTCAAAGCAATCTTCATAGAACAGGTATCCGTCTTCATCCGCATCCAGCATCTCCACGAAGGTATTTTTCACCGGCGGCGTGAGAATAGGCTTGTTAAAGTCGAAGAAAATATTTGCTTCATTATCAATGACCTCTCCTTCTGTCAGGTCCGTTTTAGCGGAGATCGCGAATTGCACAAAACCGTGACTGGCGGGCTCGCTGGTCGTACTGTCGCGCAAGAGGATATTTCTAAAATAGAACTCCAGAAGGCCGGTATCATCCAGCGTGGCGTGATAGGGATGGCTGCCGACCCCGGGCTTAAAGGAGGCCCAATCCAGGCGCGGGGAAAGCTGGTCGGTGATCCGGACGTTGAAAGCTGTGTCGTTACCGGTATTCTGGAAGCGGATGGTATATTCCAGTACTTCTTCGAATTGGGTATAGTTGCTGCCGGATTGCTCCGGACGAGCCGGACTGACCAGTTTGTCGTTGGGGTCAATGGCACACCGAATTTCCCCGGTATATTCTTTACTGGTTTCCAAAGGGCTGTTGTCGTATCCGGCTGTAGCCAGCAGAGTGATGAACTCTCCGATGGACTCTTCGCCGGCAATCTTCAGATTGGGCGAGAGCTGAAAAAAACGATCTGGCGCCAGATCGACAAAGTTCCAGACCAGATCCTGTCCGTCTGCATACAACGGATCAATTTGAGCGCTGACGAAATGGGTCAGGTTACTCAAGGTTAGTCTCACCGTTCCGGATAAAGTCTGGCAGCCGGTATTGCGGACGGTCACCCAAGTCGGTACGGTAAAACCGCAGCGAAAGGGAGCCGCAGTGATAGATAGGGCAAGACTAACGCTATCGGAAACCGGCTTAAACCCAAAGTCGGGGCCGGCGGTATTATTGAGGCCGTAATAAGTCAGATCCATTCCCATTTCCGGATCAGTACTTTCCCAGCAGAATCCGGGATTGGCAGAAAATTGATATTCACCTGGTTCGAGCCGGAATTCGTAGCTGCCGTCAATAGCAGTAAAAGTCAACGCCTGATGAGGGTCGGCGCTGATCTCAATGCCGGGAATACCGGTTTCGCCCTGGTCCCTTTCTCCATTGAGATTATCGTCGTGGAAGGCTGTGCCGGTAATACTCACCGGCGGTACATAATCGATCGCATAGATCGTCTGTACCCCCGAGGGATTGGCGGCGGTAAAGTAAATCCGGTTGCCGTTATCGATCAGGTTGCGGGGAGAGGAACTTTCCGGGCCGGGGAGGAGATCCTCCAGCAAGCGTGTACCACTTACTGAACCGTCGCTGATCCAAAGTTCCTGTCCATGCGCTTCGTCTTGGAAGGTAGCAAAAAAGGCCAGGCCAATATGGCCGGTCCATCCACCGGCAGTACCCACATCAGCCGATTCGAGCAGCATCTGCGTGGTTTCAGCAGTGCCCCGAGAAACCCAAAACTGGGAGGTCTGCTGGTCGATCCTCAGAAAGAAGAACAGGTTGTTATCGGATCCCTGAAGGTCTGCCGGGCTGCTTGAAGTACCAAAAGCGTTAAGCGGAAAATCGGATTTGACCAGTTCTACGGCCTCGGATACAAGGTTCATCCGCCACAGTGTACCTGCCGCGCTGATGTAGAGCACGTTCCCGACGGCGGCTATATCGCTGATGAATGTGCCGGATGGTATCGGGTCCAGATTACCGATGCGTTCAGTCCCCGAGATCGTACCGTCGGTTTTCCACAGCTCGGTTCTGTTAGCCACAAAATAAAGCCTGTTTCCTACCCTAGTCAGATAAGTGGGATCGGAATCTTCAGGGCCTTCGTTGATATCAGCGAGAACAAAAGTCCCTTCCGTCGTTCCGTCACTTACCCAAAGTTCTCGCCCCAGGTCTCTTTCGGGCTTTTCTTCATTCGGATTAAAGAATAACAGATTACCAATGGTGGCTATCTCCGGGAGGCCTTCGAAGGCAAGGTTCTGGAAGGTCGTCAGTAGACGGGTTCCCTCCGAGGTGCCGTCGGTTACCACCAGCTGATTTCGACTGTAAATAAACAAGTTGGCGCCGGCACGGTAAAACCTGTCATTGTTGGAGATCGTAACAGACGTTTCAATTTTTTGGGTGCCTGCTGCGGTGCCGTCGCTGGCCCATAATTCAATGAGACTGTTTTCAGCTATATATTTGGTAAACACCGCTTTGTTATTTACGGCGGCCAGCGATAAACTTTCTGCACCGGTTAGGAAAGTTGCATTTTCATCAAGGAGACTCAGGGACCAGAGACTATATCTGAGGATATCTTCCCGGTCATTGGCCATGCCGTAGAGCAACAAGAAAAGTTGCTCATTGGCCAGTTCCATATCAAATACCTCTACGTCATAGGTCGTCCGGTTGATATCTTTGAGCAAACGGGCACCGGCCGGCCTGCCGTCGCTGATCCAGAGCTCTTCGCCGGTGGCGACGTCGTTGGGCGCCAGCAGCAATTGATCCTCAAAGATACGGGCGATTCTCGGCAGGTATTGATCCAGACGGGCCCCTTCCTCACTCAGCGGGTGGTTGAGCCGGTAGACGAGCGCCGTTCCCGCCGGGGAACCGTCACTGGTCCACAGTTCGTCGCGGTTGCCCACTCGTTGCACAAAGTAGAATCGATCTCCCCGGGAGAACAGGCGCGATTCATCGGTGAAGACAATCAGTTCTTCCAGGGTTTTCGATGCCGAATGATAAACCCTGAGTGCATCCCCGCTTCGGAAGAACAGATCACCTCCCACCAAGGTAATGTCTTCCGGGTAGCCTTCCTGAATCACCGCCACATTATCGGACTGATCGATGGCATAAAGCCGGTTTTCTACGTTCAGAAAAAGTTGATCTCCCAGGGGTGTAAGTTGTAATGGATTTTGATCCTGCTCGAAAGCAAATACCTTCTGCGTACCATCGGCCGTGCCGTCGCTATGCCAAACCCCGAGCCGGCTCGTCGGCTCGTCACTGGCGAAAAAATAAGCCTGACCGTTAAAGGAAAGGAACTGCTCCGGGCTGGAGGCGTTACTGCCCGGATAAAGATCTTTCACCATGTAGGTACCCTCAACTGTTCCGTCACTGGTCCAAAGTTCCTGGCCCGGACCGGGTTCAATGGACGCACTGAAGAACAGTCGACCATCCAATAAGAGCGGGCCGGTGCCGGACACCCAGGCATTTTCGGGACTCAGACGCACCGTTCCTTCCATAGTGCCGTCGGTCAGGTAAAGTGCATTTTGCCCACTGTTGATCGTAGAGAAGAAGAGTCGATCACCGAAAGGTCTCAGATTGCCGGTCTCGATACTTTCCGGACCAGGCACAATTTCTTTCAACGGTCGTGTCCCTGATTCCGTTCCATCGCTGACCCACAGTTCCTTACCGGTTTCCACCGTGGCGGCGGTAAAGTAGAACAGCCCTCCGGCCACCGATACTTCTTCAACAGGGGAAACCAGACCGAAGTTTCGATCCAATAATTTGAGGGTTCCTGCCGGCGTCCCGTCACTGACCCACAGCTCCGAAGTGGAAACCGATGAATAAGTAATGAAAAAAACATGCTCTCCGGATAGTGTGAAATGTGATGGGCTGACGGCTGGATTCCCGCTGCCGTCCAGCACTTTTTGAGTTCCTGTTTGGGTGCCGTCGCTAATCCACAAATTCGTATTGTAGGGAGGCAGAGTGACGGTCGTGTCAATCGCAGAAAAAAAGAGCCGGCCGTTGAAGTCCAAAATGGTTTCTATTTCGCCGGAAGCCGGACCGGGGCGGGTATCCTTAACCAGCATGGTTCCTTCGTTCGTCCCATCGGTAACCCACAACTCTTCCCCGTGGGCTACATCATCGGCCTGGAAAAACACCTGGCCGTCGACTTCTAGGAATCCTCCCGGTCGGGAACTGCGGGTGATAAAGTCGAGGTTTCGGTAAGGGGAGAGCTGGAGAGATGGATTCTGCGCCTGGACCTGGAAGCAGGAAGTCAGCAAAAGTAGTGGGGTTAGTAATCGCATAGCGGTTGTTTTAGGTGGATCCGGAATGGTTTAGAAACTGTTTTAAAAATAGTCATGTCGTCGGGAAGTCCGCATTTTTCGGCTGGGCAAAGGGCTGCATTAGATCACTTCAACCGGATCACCTTGCCCGTTTTTCCCGCACGCTGCATCCATATTTTGTAAAGGAAGATGTCGCTTCCTTCCAAAGAATCGCCCGGGACGGAAATGACGCCGCTTCCTTCGATTAAATCATGACGTGCTGAATACAACATGCGTCCGGAAAAATCAAAGATTTGGAGCCAGACCGGACCGGCCAGCTGATCGTCAACTTTAAATTGGAGTTCATCGGAAAATGGGTTGGGATACACATCAACCGCTAAATTGGTAATTCTGAAGTCGCGCGCGACACTAACACCCGGCAATTGAGAGACCAATGTATTAAGGGTGGTATTGGTTATAATCGGTGGATTGCGATCGAAGTATATTCCGGCCCGGTTGCGAACCGGAGTGTCTTCTGCCAGGCCGGTTTTGGGCCTGATGGTATAGGTGATGAAGCCATGACTGCCAGCCTCATTAGATATACTGTCAGGAAGGAGGATATTGTCAAAAGTAAAAGTCAGCACTCCGATTTTTTCATTGAGGACAACCTCATAGGGGTGACTAGCACTGAACGGCCGGAAGGTTGACCAATCGAGATTTTGATCCAGGGTATCCCGAATTACCACCAGGAAAGCGGTATCATTACCCGTATTTTGGAACCTAACGGTATATTCTAATTCTTCTGTAAAGAGCGTATAATTCTCATTTTCCTCTCGGTCTGGTTGCACCCTTTTGTCATTCGGGTCGAAGGAGCAGCGTAACTCGCTTCGGTAGATATAGCGCTGGCACAAATTGAAACTGGCATTTGCGGGATCCCAGGGTCCTTGAATACTATGGTCGACGGCAGCCGTACAATTTTCGGAAAAGATCATGGCTTCATACTGAAGGGTGTCTCCAGTAAAATCAGATCCGGCCATTGTCAGGTACAGTTCAATTACTTCCACCGCACCTACTGCCAGAGAATCAAGCTCCCACCAAAGGGTATTAGCATCTATCACGTCCGGTGAAGGTCCCTGATCGGACAGGACAGATAAACCTGTATCAAAGCTTAACGCTACCCAGCCCATTTGGGGGAAACATCCCGTATTTTTTAGGGATATCCAAAAAGGCACTTCTGAAGAACAACGCGTAGGGCCTGCGTTCAAACTGACACTCAACTCGCCAACATCGGAAGGGGCAGGCTTGAACCCGAACGAACGCTTTGCTTCCATCCCCTCACCGAGATTGATCTGGAAGCTATCTTCACCAGTCGTTAATTCCCAACAAGAATTTTCCAACAGGCGGAGTTCATAGATATCCGCCGGTACGAAAAAATTAAACTGTCCATTTTGATTTGAGAAAGTGGTAAGACTGATCTCAGAAAGCTTTAGCCGGATATTGAGCAATGGCGGATCTTCCGGGTCCTGGATCCCATTTTGATTAAGATCCTGGTAACAGAACCCATAAATGCGGCTCAGCGGGATATTTCCCTCGCAACTTTCAACGGCAAACCGCAGCGTAGTGAAATTTGCTAAATCCCCATCATCTTCTACCTTAAAGGTCAGTTGATAGGGTTCCGTTCTGGCGAGCGACTCGTCTACGATCCAAAAAAAGGAACCGGTCGCAGCAGCGTTATCAAAGCTAAAGGCAGCTGAAGGCATTTCGTCGGTTAGAAGTTCACTGAAAGCAGACAATTGGAGCGTTTGTTCCGGCATCAGGCTGGTGCCTAAAATATCAATCCTGATGGTATCCCCGGCCGAGACACAAATAATTTCCGATTCGTTGTAAGATGGATTCAGAGAGAGATCTGGCAACACGGTATCAGCCTCCTCAATAAGGATCTGCATATCGCGGATTACCCGGCCAAGTTCAACCCCGTTTCGATAGGATTTGATGGCAATAGCAATATTGTACTCTCCGGCTTTCTGGGGCGCATCCCACACCAATTTTCCCGTTTCAGGGTTCAGCGACAATTGATTATTAGAACCGGGAGAGATCATGTTCGGCATTACGTAATTGGGAACTTCTTCACCAGGTGCCTGCAATGGGGTGATCAGTTCGTAGCTTATACTGTCACCCTCCAGGTCTATTGCATTCAATACATGAACAAAAGCTTGCCCGACATAGCCCAGGTTAAGGGGAGGAATCAAGGGCGCCGGAGCG from Saprospiraceae bacterium encodes:
- a CDS encoding DUF1549 domain-containing protein, translating into MTRTALFLFSIVFLLSIAACQFASEEGISYNRDIRPIFNQKCLACHGGVKQSGGFSLLFEADAFAIPESGKAAIVPGKPHKSELIKRLRDPNPEFRMPFEAEPLSEQEIGLIERWIKEGAKWEKHWAYIPPDPGIQPPSVDDSEWANNEIDLFILNRLEKEGLQPNPPADKASLLRRLSLDLSGLPPTLDAINAFVNDPDPKAYERQVDRLLASPQFGERWASMWLDLARYADSKGYEKDLYRSIWKYRDWVIKAFNADMPFDQFATEQLAGDLLPNPTEEQLIATAFHRNTMANDEGGTDNEEFRNYANIERVSTTFEVFQSTTMACVQCHSHPYDPFRQEDFYEFMAFFNNTADRDIYHEGPNLFTYESPDKEKVEAIITWINDRLKPEDKLEPKGFLHQQKESLLYHLGYRKVEAEYFDESSAFIELVAPEQEVLFQIQDTSWIRFEDMDLTEVTAISFHYASPFGGFIEARLGSPTGPLIGQIRLVPTASPLDRNRWENWRTQNMPVQATSGEQNLYFVFKKDKFQDADLMRIDWLEFHEKTSRKEKYDLSFQQQLEALAGIHPTPTPIMQELPAKKRRRTHLFERGNWLVKGKEVHEKVPEILGELPKELPTNRLAMAKWLLSANNPLTARVAVNRFWEQIFGYGIVETVEDFGTQSIPPTHPELLDWLAGQFSGSYEWRVKKLLKLIVLSATYQQSPVVNPEKAEKDPRNLLLSRGPRLRLTAEQLRDQILAVTDLLNPAMYGPSAKPPYPEGAGKFKFGDRYEVSEGADQYRRSLYTYLKRTNPFPNRINFDGTDRTFCTSRRIRTNTPLQALALLNDPVYLEAASALANYLQKLDLPNDRERLKAGYQKVMLRQADEQKIATLEKFYQDMMEQYGPDQPLMALTLVANALLNLDEFVNT
- a CDS encoding DUF1501 domain-containing protein; this translates as MNPYNEAKVRMGLFNSRRYFLRQGIGGLGAMALGSLLGCGPKDLIAPKPSKSAVGARPHFVPTAKRVIFLHMAGAPSQLELFDYKPVLQKYDGQPCPASLLEGKRFAFLQGTPKMMGPQANFQQVGQSGAWLSHHLPHLADRVDDICFLKAMHTDEFNHAPAQLFMHTGSPRLGRPSMGSWMIYGLGSENENLPGFVVLTSGSDPSAGKSIWGSGFLPSLHQGVQCRSQGDPILYLNNPDNIDAQLRKRSIAAINEINRREYEQLGDPEILSRIAQYELAFRMQAEVPEVMDISKEPAYIHEMYGTKPGSISFANNCLLARRLAEQGVRFIQLYDNAWDHHGAGKGNGVVDGLASACKNIDRPISALLADLKMRGLWEDTLVVWGGEFGRTPMMETRASGADFRGRDHHSEAFTMWLSGGGIKGGISHGETDELGYYGVKDRVHIHDLQATILHCMGINHEQLTYHFQGRDYRLTDVHGEVVRDILAT
- a CDS encoding NAD(P)-binding domain-containing protein; the encoded protein is MNNATTAKAAKTAAIIGAGPAGLVAARWLRAVGFRTTLIEEDIDVGGQWRVGGPQSSVWPGMRTNTSRVMTAFSDLPHPRGTSPYPTAEQIGAYLRRYAEYAGVLVDARFRTRVNEVDPDPTGNGWVVRATHADGHTWTERFDKVVAATGRYRVPTIPQVAGLSSFTGSGGATHAAAYRGADAYRGQRVLVAGHSISALEIASELALRGAARVVVAARRHRYVLQKILAGVPIEHLVYTRYAALAAQLQSPEERSAALKALILRTSGHPAQFGAPCASEDPLKAGFTQNQFYLALVAEDRIAPRPWIVQVTGKTVQFTDGSTEEVDAIIFATGYELSLPYLGPTANAALAPDANQADLYHHTFHPDLPGFALVGVYHQSGPYFPTLELQARWVAYTWSGHRPAPTTAEMTTHLAATQHRSGPPPMLRMHTWAQLLADQAGVEPVTARWPELTRALFFGPQSPASFRLDGPDALPEAAQRVLEDAAAFGAIPDDKLTAAEQMQLDMLVGGGNKPKTR